Proteins found in one Brachypodium distachyon strain Bd21 chromosome 5, Brachypodium_distachyon_v3.0, whole genome shotgun sequence genomic segment:
- the LOC100827337 gene encoding ATP synthase subunit c, chloroplastic, translated as MCFLSTLNITLILQVAEFRKRWLNQNNTFFEVQFLSEDNMNIILCSIKTLKGLYDISGVEVDQHFYWQIGGFQIHAQVLITSWVVITILLGSVLIAVRNPQTIPTDGQNFFEYILEFIRDLSKTQIGEEYGPWVPFIGTMFLFIFVSNWSGALLPWKIIELPHGELAAPTNDINTTVALALLTSAAYFYAGLSKKGLSYFEKYIKPTPILLPINILEDFTKPLSLSFRLFGNILADELVVVVLVSLVPLVVPIPVMFLGLFTSGIQALIFATLAAAYIGESMEGHH; from the coding sequence ATGTGCTTTCTTAGTACCCTAAATATAACATTAATACTTCAAGTTGCTGAGTTTAGAAAGAGATGGTTGAATCAAAACAATACCTTTTTTGAAGTTCAATTTTTATCAGAGGACAATATGAATATTATACTTTGTTCCATTAAAACACTCAAGGGGTTATACGATATATCAGGTGTAGAAGTAGACCAACACTTCTATTGGCAAATAGGAGGTTTCCAAATTCATGCCCAAGTACTCATCACTTCTTGGGTCGTAATTACTATCTTGCTAGGTTCAGTTCTCATAGCTGTTCGGAATCCACAAACCATCCCGACCGACGGTCAGAATTTCTTTGAATATATTCTTGAGTTTATTCGAGACTTGAGCAAAACTCAGATTGGAGAGGAATATGGTCCCTGGGTTCCTTTTATTGGAACTatgttcctttttatttttgtttcgaaTTGGTCGGGTGCTCTTTTACCTTGGAAAATTATAGAGTTACCCCACGGGGAATTAGCAGCGCCCACGAATGATATAAATACTACTGTTGCTTTAGCTTTACTCACGTCAGCGGCATATTTTTATGCGGGTCTTAGCAAAAAAGGATTGAGCTATTTCGAGAAATATATTAAACCAACCCCAATCCTTTTACCAATCAACATCCTGGAAGATTTCACAAAACCATTATCGCTTAGCTTTCGACTTTTCGGGAATATATTGGCAGATGAATTAGTcgttgttgttcttgtttctttAGTCCCCTTAGTAGTCCCTATACCGGTCATGTTTCTTGGATTATTTACAAGCGGTATTCAAGCTCTTATTTTTGCAACATTAGCCGCAGCTTATATAGGTGAATCTATGGAGGGTCATCATTGA
- the LOC100828258 gene encoding uncharacterized protein LOC100828258 → MSGELVEFAEGTRGIALNLESKNVGIVLMGDGLMIQEGSFVKATGRIAQIRVSEAYLGRVINALAKPIDGRGEIIASESRLIESPAPSIISRRSVYEPLQTGLIAIDSMIPIGRGQRELIIGERQTGKIAVATDTILHQKGQDVICVYVAIGQRASSVAQVVTTFHEEGAMEYTIVVAEMADSPATLQYLAPYTGAALAEYFMYRERHTLIIYDDLSKQAQAYRQMSLLLRRPPGREAYPGDVFYLHSRLLERAAKLNSLLGEGSMTALPIVETQSGDVSAYIPTNVISITDGQIFLSADLFNAGIRPAINVGISVSRVGSTAQIKAMKQVAGKSKLELAQFAELQAFAQFASALDKTSQNQLARGRRLRELLKQSQANPLPVEEQIATIYTGTRGYLDSLEIEQVNKFLGELRKNLKDTKPQFKEIISSSKTFTEQAEILLKEAIQEQLERFSLQEQT, encoded by the coding sequence ATGTCAGGTGAATTAGTCGAATTTGCAGAAGGCACTAGGGGTATTGCTCTTAATTTGGAATCCAAAAATGTTGGGATTGTATTAATGGGCGATGGGTTGATGATACAAGAGGGAAGTTTTGTAAAAGCAACAGGAAGAATTGCTCAGATACGCGTGAGCGAGGCTTACTTGGGTCGTGTTATAAATGCTCTGGCTAAACCTATAGATGGGAGAGGTGAAATTATAGCTTCGGAATCTCGCTTAATTGAATCCCCTGCTCCAAGTATAATTTCCAGGCGTTCCGTATATGAACCCCTTCAAAcagggcttattgctatcgatTCGATGATCCCTATAGGGCGCGGTCAGCGAGAGTTAATTATTGGGGAGAGACAGACTGGCAAAATAGCAGTAGCCACGGATACAATTCTCCATCAAAAAGGGCAAGATGTAATATGTGTTTATGTAGCTATTGGTCAAAGAGCATCCTCCGTGGCTCAAGTAGTAACTACTTTCCATGAGGAGGGAGCCATGGAATACACTATTGTAGTTGCTGAAATGGCGGATTCACCTGCTACATTACAATACCTCGCTCCTTATACAGGAGCCGCCCTGGCTGAGTATTTTATGTACCGCGAACGGCATACTTTAATAATTTATGATGATCTCTCCAAACAGGCACAAGCTTATCGCCAAATGTCCCTTTTATTAAGAAGACCTCCCGGCCGTGAAGCTTATCCAGGGgatgttttttatttgcattcACGCCTTTTAGAAAGAGCCGCTAAATTAAATTCTCTTTTAGGCGAAGGAAGTATGACCGCTTTACCAATAGTTGAGACTCAATCTGGAGACGTTTCTGCCTATATTCCTACTAATGTAATCTCCATTACAGATGGACAAATATTCTTATCCGCGGATCTATTCAATGCCGGAATTCGACCTGCTATTAATGTGGGTATTTCTGTTTCCAGAGTAGGATCCACGGCTCAAATTAAAGCCATGAAACAAGTAGCTGGCAAATCAAAATTGGAACTAGCTCAATTCGCAGAGTTACAAGCCTTTGCACAATTCGCCTCTGCTCTCGATAAAACAAGTCAGAATCAATTGGCAAGGGGGCGACGATTAAGGGAATTGCTTAAACAATCCCAGGCAAACCCTCTCCCAGTGGAAGAGCAGATAGCTACTATTTATACCGGAACGAGAGGATATCTTGATTCGTTAGAAATTGAACAGGTAAATAAATTTCTAGGTGAGTTACGTAAAAACCTAAAAGATACTAAACCTCAATTCAAAGAAATTATATCTTCTAGCAAGACATTCACCGAGCAAGCGGAAATCCTTTTGAAGGAAGCTATTCAGGAACAGCTCGAACGGTTTTCCCTTCAGGA